The following coding sequences lie in one Candidatus Zixiibacteriota bacterium genomic window:
- a CDS encoding FHA domain-containing protein: MPKFTIVRAGQKISETTASGERIELGSARTCAVYIDDLLIALKQAAFVRSKAGEPFHLEPLSRLPALKMDGVAVEGVVPVRDGATIQVEGYEVRIQYLPGELAVAGGVPSAEALSPREPEIARDLPLPPPLEPELPPPLDLAEAESPLRQPMGRESPLPTPPISSDREKTVFVQRIGKLVAIGGPLRGQQWDLAIGETRIGRDPAQNHIVVRLDAQGGVDNSISRRHASIHVVGNQVFVEDQHSAAGTFIAGRQLPPGERVAIKNQDVIEIRSAKESTLLRLELPGVAAPQPSALPREPLREPVRERPVETPRYREEPIPVGEDEGDRERMAGRRRRRPGRTDYDENPFVPMEGTRGRGSLPRWVWIVVAVVAVLVVGTLLVLAL, from the coding sequence CAGCGAGACCACTGCATCCGGTGAGCGGATCGAGTTGGGATCGGCGCGGACTTGCGCGGTCTACATCGATGATCTGCTGATCGCCCTCAAGCAGGCAGCGTTTGTTCGCAGCAAGGCCGGAGAGCCGTTCCACCTCGAACCACTGTCGCGTCTACCCGCACTCAAGATGGATGGGGTGGCGGTCGAGGGTGTAGTGCCGGTGCGTGACGGCGCGACGATTCAGGTCGAGGGATACGAGGTCAGAATCCAATATCTGCCTGGAGAGTTGGCGGTTGCGGGAGGTGTGCCTTCGGCGGAGGCGCTCTCTCCTCGGGAGCCGGAGATCGCCCGGGATCTCCCGTTGCCGCCGCCCCTGGAGCCGGAGTTGCCGCCTCCTTTGGACCTGGCTGAGGCCGAGTCGCCCTTGCGTCAGCCCATGGGGCGCGAGTCCCCGTTGCCGACCCCACCGATCTCCAGCGATCGGGAGAAGACGGTCTTTGTGCAGCGCATCGGGAAGCTTGTGGCGATCGGTGGCCCACTCCGGGGGCAGCAGTGGGATTTGGCCATCGGTGAGACGAGGATCGGCCGTGACCCGGCGCAAAATCACATCGTGGTCCGTCTGGACGCGCAAGGGGGGGTGGACAACAGCATCTCCCGGCGACACGCCTCCATCCATGTCGTCGGCAACCAAGTGTTCGTCGAAGACCAGCACAGCGCGGCTGGTACCTTCATCGCCGGACGACAGTTGCCGCCCGGAGAGCGCGTAGCGATCAAGAACCAGGATGTCATCGAGATCCGCTCGGCGAAGGAGAGCACGCTTCTGCGGTTGGAGCTGCCCGGAGTCGCAGCTCCCCAACCGTCCGCTTTGCCAAGGGAACCGCTCCGTGAGCCGGTGCGTGAGCGCCCGGTGGAAACGCCGCGGTACCGCGAAGAGCCCATTCCCGTGGGTGAAGACGAAGGCGACAGAGAACGTATGGCAGGGCGACGTCGCCGACGCCCGGGCAGAACGGACTACGATGAAAACCCCTTCGTGCCGATGGAAGGTACAAGGGGGCGTGGGTCCTTGCCGCGCTGGGTCTGGATTGTCGTGGCGGTGGTCGCCGTGCTGGTCGTGGGGACACTCTTGGTTCTCGCGCTCTGA
- a CDS encoding Stp1/IreP family PP2C-type Ser/Thr phosphatase, with amino-acid sequence MVNVTMHGDSDIGRVRRINEDNFRLIPSCPAVVVCDGMGGHAAGEIASQRAVETIEAYLLGGSSIAPPPPGLLPAGLDSLSVEALELVWAVRLANRRVFQTAQTQRQMRGMGTTLVATRFVPGYAIICHVGDSRAYRFRGGRLEPLTVDHSLVAELVAQNEITPEQARTFADRNIITRALGTRPVVAVDVNVVPLRPGDWYVLCSDGLSGTIRDEEIAAILSRQGQSAARAVGELIAAANAAGGPDNITVAIAEIDDVDEPVEGRQKTETVPEPSDTVADQESGALDALFPGVKGSATVPEAQTDRIRIDPSLL; translated from the coding sequence ATGGTCAACGTGACGATGCATGGCGACAGCGACATTGGTCGCGTGCGCCGGATTAATGAAGACAACTTTCGTCTGATCCCTTCGTGTCCGGCCGTGGTGGTCTGTGACGGGATGGGGGGACACGCGGCCGGGGAAATCGCCTCGCAGCGGGCGGTGGAGACCATCGAGGCATACCTGTTGGGCGGATCGTCGATCGCGCCTCCGCCTCCCGGGCTCTTGCCTGCGGGATTGGACTCTCTGTCCGTCGAGGCCCTGGAGCTTGTCTGGGCCGTCCGTCTGGCCAACCGGCGGGTCTTTCAGACGGCGCAGACCCAGCGGCAAATGCGCGGGATGGGGACGACCTTGGTGGCGACACGGTTCGTGCCGGGATATGCCATTATCTGCCACGTCGGTGATTCGCGGGCCTATCGATTCCGCGGTGGTCGTCTTGAGCCTTTGACCGTCGACCACTCGCTGGTGGCGGAACTGGTGGCTCAGAATGAAATCACACCGGAGCAGGCGCGCACGTTTGCCGACCGGAACATCATCACGCGCGCCTTGGGCACGCGCCCGGTGGTCGCGGTCGACGTCAATGTCGTCCCCCTGCGACCGGGAGACTGGTACGTTCTGTGCTCTGACGGTTTGTCGGGGACGATCAGGGATGAGGAGATCGCGGCGATCTTGTCACGCCAGGGACAGTCGGCGGCACGGGCGGTCGGTGAGTTGATTGCCGCTGCCAACGCGGCCGGTGGACCCGACAACATCACCGTTGCAATCGCGGAAATCGACGACGTTGACGAGCCGGTCGAAGGTAGGCAGAAGACCGAAACGGTGCCGGAGCCGTCAGACACCGTCGCCGATCAGGAAAGTGGGGCACTCGACGCACTGTTTCCCGGTGTCAAGGGCTCCGCCACTGTCCCCGAGGCACAGACCGACAGGATCCGGATCGACCCTTCGCTGCTTTAG